GATAAAAAGAAAACTTCCACTAATAATTGGTGTTATATCAATTATTATAAATGTTTTAATAATTTTAGATAGGTAGGTGTATATATGACAAAATCACTAAATACTTTTAATAAAAACTTCAATTTAATGGTATTAGGTCAAATAATTTCGTTGTTTGGTGCCTCAATACTTAAATTCGCTTTATCCTTATACATACTTGATATAACTGGAAAAGCAGGAATATTTGCTACAATACTTGCAGTATCTTCAATTCCAATTATAATTTGTTCCCCTATTGGTGGAGCTATTGCAGATAAATTTAATAAAAGAAATCTAATGGTTATTTTCGATTTTTCAAGTAGTTTAACTGTTTTAGTCTTAGCATTATTTTTATTTAACAATAAAGGTTCAATACTGCTTATAGGAATTATCATGACCATACTTTCAATAATAAGTACGATGTATCAACCCACCGTTCAGTCAAGTACACCCATCCTAGTTGATAGTAAAAATTTAATGAATGCAAATGGTATCGTAGCTGGAGTTGCATCTCTTACAAATATCGCTGGACCTGTACTAGGTGGTGTTTTATACAGCATTATTGGAATTAATGCTATTGTAATTATCAGTTGCATAAGCTTCTTTTTATCAGCGATTATGGAAATATTTATTCAAATGCCTTTTGTTAAGCAAGAACAGTCTGGTAATATCATAAAATCTATTTTTAATGATATAAAAGATGGTATTGTACACATGTGTAAAGAAAATCCTGCTCTATTAAAAATATTATTTATAGCAATGGCATTAAACCTCTTTTTAACTTCAATGCTAATTGTAGGTATCCCTTATATAGTAAAAATAACGATGGGTGCTAATGACACCTTATATGGTACAGCACAAGGAGCAGTATCATTTAGTTCACTAGTAGCTGCCATGAGTGTTGGCTTATTCTCTAAACACCTAAAAACTAGTAATTTATACGTATATCTTTGTGTATGTGCACTGATGTTTATTCCAATGGCATTTTCAGTATATCCGCCTATTTTAGAAACCGGATTGGCAATCCCATTTTTAATACTTGTAATATCATCTATGTTAATATTTTTCATGACAACAATTATCTCAATATTTGTCATAACAATCACTCAATTAGAAACCCCAAAAGAACTGTTAGGAAAAGTAATGGCAATACTTTTTGCAGGAACAGCAATTGCAATGCCTCTTGGTCAGGTCATTTATGGTAAACTTTTTGATTTGTTATCAGATAGAGTTTACATTATTGCCATAGGAGCTGGTATAGTTACATTCTTTATAGCAATTATTTCAAAACTAATATTAAAAGACAAAAGTGCTAAGTACAACAGATAAATATTTTATCATATTCTAAAAATGCTAAGTGCAACAAATAAACATTTTATTATATTCCAATTGTATTTTTTACTAATAATATCAGTATAACATTTACATTCATATATACATTACTATTATGTTCATATATGCGCTACTATGTTTAATTTTAGTATTAACTTTACAAAACATACAAAACTATACAGCTGTAGCATAATATGCGAATATGTCATATACACTGATAAAATTTTAATTTTCACTAATTTCTGAATTTAAATGCAAAATTATGCATTAGTGTGTTGACGTATTGGAAATTGATTGATATAATCAATGAAAAATAAGCTTTATAAAAATTCAAAATATTCAGCTAGAGGAGTGATAGTAATGAGTTACATGCCAAATTTAGAACAAGCATGGGAAATCTTAAAAAAATACAATAAGGAAGAATTTCATATAAGACACGCTCAAATTGTATCTGGAGTTATGAGATATTATGCAAAAGAATATGACCCAGAAAGAGTAGAATTTTGGGAAATCGTTGGACTTTTACATGATTTAGACTTTGAGATGTATCCTGAAGAACATTGTGTTAAGCAAAGAGAATTAATGACTGAACTTGATTTAGATAAGTCAATAATCGATTCTACTATAAGTCATGGATATGGATTGACTGGCTCAGATGTTAAGCCAGAACAATTTATGGAAAAAGTTTTATTTGCTGTAGATGAACTTACTGGATTAATTGGTGCTGCTGCAATAATGCGCCCTTCAAAAAGTGTATCTGATTTAGAATTAAAATCTGTTAAAAAGAAATTTAAAGATAAATCTTTTGCTGCTGGCTGTTCTAGAGATGTTATAAGAAGTGGTGCAGAATTGCTTGATTGGGAACTTGACAAACTTATACAAACAACTATAGAGGCTATGAGAAGCCTAATTCCAGAAATGGAAATATAGTCATAACATAACTTTAATTGTAATAGAAGTTACATCTCTGAAGAGTTTTTCTCCTTTTGATGCAACTTCTTTTTTATGTTATATTATCTACTCATGACACCTCAAATTATATATTAATTGCTTTTTTTACATTTCTAAGTGGTATCGCAATCTTAACTACAAATTTTTTATCATCATACTCAATTACAACATTACCACCATATTTATTTACAGAGTTTTTTATACTTTTTATTCCTAACCCATGAAGTGTGCCTTTTTTATCTGTTACAATTTGTCCATTCATAGTGATAACTTCATTTACTTTAGTATTTTCAACTCTTATAAGATAAAAATTTTGTAAAACATCACCTTTAACACAAATTACTCTACTTCCATTATCAATTTTTTTGCACGCTTCAATTGCATTATCTAAGATATTTGAAAATATGTGACATACATCTATTAATTCAATAGCTTCACAGTGACCAAAATTTATTCCTATTTTAAGTTCTATATCATTTCTATCACAAACTTCTTTCTTCTCAGTTAATATAGCATCCAAGATAAAATTACCAGTATTAAATGAAACATCATTACTTTGAATCTCAAGTTGTAAGTCATCTAAATATGAAGTAACATCAATACCTTTTTTAACCATAGTCTTTATGCATAAGATATGATT
This sequence is a window from Clostridioides difficile. Protein-coding genes within it:
- a CDS encoding MFS transporter produces the protein MTKSLNTFNKNFNLMVLGQIISLFGASILKFALSLYILDITGKAGIFATILAVSSIPIIICSPIGGAIADKFNKRNLMVIFDFSSSLTVLVLALFLFNNKGSILLIGIIMTILSIISTMYQPTVQSSTPILVDSKNLMNANGIVAGVASLTNIAGPVLGGVLYSIIGINAIVIISCISFFLSAIMEIFIQMPFVKQEQSGNIIKSIFNDIKDGIVHMCKENPALLKILFIAMALNLFLTSMLIVGIPYIVKITMGANDTLYGTAQGAVSFSSLVAAMSVGLFSKHLKTSNLYVYLCVCALMFIPMAFSVYPPILETGLAIPFLILVISSMLIFFMTTIISIFVITITQLETPKELLGKVMAILFAGTAIAMPLGQVIYGKLFDLLSDRVYIIAIGAGIVTFFIAIISKLILKDKSAKYNR
- a CDS encoding hydrolase, with the translated sequence MSYMPNLEQAWEILKKYNKEEFHIRHAQIVSGVMRYYAKEYDPERVEFWEIVGLLHDLDFEMYPEEHCVKQRELMTELDLDKSIIDSTISHGYGLTGSDVKPEQFMEKVLFAVDELTGLIGAAAIMRPSKSVSDLELKSVKKKFKDKSFAAGCSRDVIRSGAELLDWELDKLIQTTIEAMRSLIPEMEI